Proteins encoded within one genomic window of Helicobacter sp. 'house sparrow 1':
- a CDS encoding F0F1 ATP synthase subunit B, with protein sequence MKIIISFFLLFSTLVFATAVDLSQTDMLERTINFVIFIAILWYFFAAKAKDFFASRREKIAERLSEVQERLKVAKNDKEHALRKLEEAREKANEILEVAKKEAYVIAQKIEEQSSIDIETMRKNTEVLMEFEQRKMQKEVVEEVLHEVFSQNQLNTAEYINILERKVV encoded by the coding sequence TTTCTACTTTAGTATTTGCAACAGCTGTAGATCTTAGTCAAACAGATATGCTTGAAAGGACAATCAATTTTGTAATTTTTATTGCTATTTTGTGGTATTTTTTTGCAGCTAAAGCAAAAGATTTTTTTGCTTCAAGAAGAGAAAAAATTGCAGAGCGTCTCTCTGAAGTTCAGGAAAGATTAAAGGTAGCAAAGAATGATAAAGAGCACGCATTAAGAAAGTTGGAAGAAGCCAGAGAAAAGGCAAATGAGATTCTTGAAGTAGCCAAAAAAGAGGCTTATGTGATTGCTCAAAAGATTGAAGAACAATCTAGTATTGATATTGAGACGATGAGAAAAAACACAGAGGTGTTGATGGAATTTGAGCAGAGGAAGATGCAAAAAGAAGTGGTAGAGGAAGTTTTACACGAAGTATTCTCTCAAAATCAACTCAATACTGCTGAATACATTAATATCCTTGAAAGAAAGGTAGTGTGA
- a CDS encoding F0F1 ATP synthase subunit delta, whose amino-acid sequence MLNTIAKRYAKAVLGVLDSKELETLLQKLEIILFALKEAKFLDMMESPYIDFKTKQKILFDIAKVDEEKIQNLLSLILENKRIRVLPYLYEELQYFLNEKNKTYQGVIYAKEMLDSESVAKIQNKLAKHLNVTLELSCQELQRDEISLVVQGLGVEISFSNQRFLEGLKSHILKAI is encoded by the coding sequence ATGTTAAATACGATAGCAAAGAGATACGCAAAGGCTGTGCTAGGTGTTTTGGATTCTAAGGAGTTAGAAACTTTGTTACAAAAACTTGAAATTATCCTATTTGCTCTAAAGGAAGCAAAGTTTCTTGATATGATGGAATCCCCTTATATTGATTTTAAGACTAAACAAAAGATTTTATTTGATATTGCCAAAGTAGATGAGGAAAAAATCCAAAATTTACTAAGTCTGATTTTAGAAAATAAGCGTATAAGAGTTTTACCCTATCTTTATGAAGAACTACAATACTTCCTAAATGAGAAAAATAAGACTTATCAGGGTGTTATTTATGCTAAGGAGATGTTAGATTCAGAGTCTGTGGCTAAAATTCAAAATAAGCTTGCAAAGCATCTTAATGTTACACTGGAGTTGAGTTGTCAAGAACTTCAAAGAGATGAAATCTCTCTAGTGGTTCAAGGATTGGGTGTGGAGATATCTTTTTCTAATCAGAGATTTTTAGAAGGCTTAAAGTCTCATATTTTAAAGGCAATTTAA
- the atpA gene encoding F0F1 ATP synthase subunit alpha → MVKLKPEEISNIIKERIENFDIEVDIAQTGKVIAYADGVAKVYGIKDVMSYEMVEFETGDKGLASNLEEGSVGVIVLGSGKDIKEGVSVKRLGKLMKVPVGDGVVGRVINVLGEPIDGKGAIDAKEYRFVEQKAPGIMERKSVHEPLQTGLKAVDALVPIGRGQRELIIGDRQTGKTTVAVDTIINQKGQDVICIYVAIGQKESTVAQVVRKLEEHGAMEYTVVVNASASDSAAMQFLAPYTGVTIGEYFRDNARHALIVYDDLTKHAVAYREMSLILRRPPGREAFPGDVFYLHSRLLERAAKVSDAKGAGSLTALPIIETQAGDVSAYIPTNVISITDGQIFLETDLFFSGIRPAINVGLSVSRVGGAAQIKATKQVAGTLRLDLAQYRELQAFAQFASDLDETSRKQLDRGQRMVEILKQEPYSPLPIEKQVVIIYAGSKGFLDDIAVDKVVAFEKGLYSFIESKKPEIFENIRNKKALDSEIESSLQAVIEEFKVSFGN, encoded by the coding sequence GTGGTAAAGTTAAAACCAGAAGAGATTAGTAATATAATTAAAGAAAGAATTGAAAATTTTGATATTGAGGTAGATATTGCACAAACGGGCAAGGTTATAGCTTATGCAGATGGTGTTGCAAAGGTTTATGGCATTAAAGATGTTATGTCCTATGAGATGGTAGAGTTTGAAACAGGTGACAAGGGATTGGCATCAAACCTAGAAGAAGGTAGTGTTGGTGTTATCGTTTTGGGATCTGGAAAAGATATTAAAGAGGGAGTTTCGGTTAAAAGACTTGGTAAGCTAATGAAGGTCCCTGTTGGAGATGGTGTAGTTGGTCGTGTAATTAATGTTTTAGGAGAGCCAATTGATGGAAAGGGTGCAATTGATGCAAAGGAATATCGCTTTGTAGAGCAGAAGGCTCCAGGGATTATGGAGAGAAAGTCTGTCCACGAACCTTTACAAACAGGATTAAAAGCTGTGGATGCTCTTGTTCCTATTGGAAGAGGACAAAGGGAATTAATCATTGGTGATAGACAAACAGGTAAAACTACAGTAGCAGTGGATACAATTATTAATCAAAAAGGTCAAGATGTTATTTGTATTTATGTTGCAATTGGTCAAAAAGAATCTACAGTAGCTCAAGTTGTTAGAAAGCTTGAAGAGCACGGGGCAATGGAATATACTGTTGTAGTTAATGCATCAGCTTCAGATTCTGCTGCGATGCAATTTTTAGCACCTTATACAGGGGTAACTATTGGGGAGTATTTTAGAGATAATGCAAGACATGCTTTAATTGTATATGATGATTTAACTAAGCATGCTGTGGCATATCGTGAAATGTCCTTAATCTTAAGAAGACCACCAGGTCGTGAAGCATTCCCAGGAGATGTATTTTATTTACACTCAAGACTTTTAGAAAGAGCTGCAAAAGTTAGTGATGCAAAAGGAGCAGGATCTCTTACAGCACTACCTATTATTGAGACACAAGCAGGAGATGTGTCTGCCTATATTCCTACAAATGTAATTTCTATTACAGATGGACAAATCTTTTTGGAGACGGATTTATTTTTCTCAGGTATTAGACCCGCTATCAATGTAGGTCTTTCTGTATCGCGTGTTGGTGGTGCAGCACAGATTAAAGCAACAAAGCAGGTAGCAGGTACTTTAAGGCTTGATTTGGCTCAATATAGAGAGTTGCAAGCCTTTGCACAGTTTGCATCAGATCTTGATGAAACAAGTAGAAAACAGCTTGATCGTGGGCAAAGAATGGTTGAAATATTAAAGCAAGAACCTTACTCTCCATTGCCAATTGAAAAACAAGTTGTAATTATTTATGCTGGTTCAAAAGGATTTTTAGATGATATCGCAGTGGATAAGGTTGTAGCCTTTGAAAAAGGACTTTATAGTTTTATAGAATCCAAAAAACCAGAGATTTTTGAGAATATTCGCAATAAAAAGGCACTGGATTCTGAAATTGAGTCTTCCTTGCAGGCTGTGATTGAAGAATTTAAAGTGAGTTTTGGTAATTAA
- the atpG gene encoding ATP synthase F1 subunit gamma: protein MGNNLKEIRKKITSVQNTQKTTRAMKLVSTSKLKKAEEMARQSRLYAQKLNEVFDDLVSKIHSRGLDSINSKYFLKSKDRKVKVIDIIVVTSDKGLCGGFNAVTIKEAMRLKAHYQSQGIEVRIRGIGKKGIAYFTFNNVEVLDKVVGLSASPSYEAASQFIFNVVEDFLEDRTDEIIILHNGFKNMLSQELKSRAVLPLNLDVYKKEVENVNLSIEPDDEEDKVLEDLAKKYFEFNMYYALIDSLAAEHSARMQAMDAATNNAGELVKNLTISYNKARQEAITTELVEINAGVEAMK from the coding sequence ATGGGAAATAATTTAAAAGAAATCCGTAAAAAGATTACGAGTGTTCAGAATACACAAAAGACAACTCGGGCAATGAAACTAGTTTCAACTTCAAAGCTCAAGAAAGCCGAAGAAATGGCAAGACAATCTAGGCTGTATGCACAAAAGCTTAATGAAGTTTTTGATGATTTAGTTTCTAAGATTCATTCAAGAGGACTAGATAGTATCAATTCAAAGTATTTTTTAAAGTCAAAAGACAGAAAAGTAAAGGTAATTGATATTATCGTAGTTACATCAGATAAAGGACTTTGTGGTGGATTTAACGCAGTAACCATTAAAGAGGCAATGCGACTTAAGGCACACTACCAGTCTCAAGGAATTGAAGTTAGGATTCGAGGCATTGGCAAGAAAGGGATTGCATATTTTACTTTTAATAATGTTGAAGTTTTGGATAAGGTAGTGGGACTTTCTGCATCTCCAAGTTATGAAGCGGCTTCACAATTTATTTTTAATGTTGTGGAAGATTTTTTAGAAGATAGAACGGATGAGATTATTATTTTGCATAATGGATTTAAAAATATGCTTTCTCAAGAATTAAAGTCTCGTGCTGTTTTACCTTTAAATCTTGATGTCTATAAAAAAGAAGTAGAAAATGTAAATCTATCAATTGAGCCAGATGATGAGGAGGATAAAGTTTTAGAAGATTTAGCAAAGAAATATTTTGAGTTCAATATGTATTATGCATTGATTGATTCATTGGCTGCTGAACATAGCGCTAGAATGCAGGCAATGGATGCTGCGACAAATAATGCTGGAGAACTTGTAAAGAATTTGACTATTTCTTATAATAAGGCAAGGCAAGAGGCGATTACTACAGAGCTTGTAGAAATTAATGCTGGTGTAGAGGCGATGAAATAA
- the atpD gene encoding F0F1 ATP synthase subunit beta codes for MKGKITQVIGPVIDVDFDGYLPAINEALDVKYSVEGEEKNLVLEVAAHLGDNRVRTIAMDMTEGLTRGQEVVARGKMIEVPVGEQVLGRIFNVVGEVVDGGEPLKDVQTWPIHREAPNFESQSTKTEMFETGIKVIDLLAPYSKGGKVGLFGGAGVGKTVVIMELIHNVAYKHSGYSVFAGVGERTREGNDLYHEMKEGGVLDKVALCYGQMNEPPGARNRIAFTGLTMAEYFRDEKGLDVLMFIDNIFRYAQSGAEMSALLGRIPSAVGYQPTLASEMGRLQERITSTKKGSITSVQAVYVPADDLTDPAPASVFSHLDAKTVLNRKIAEKGIYPAVDPLDSNSRILDPQIVGEEHYKVATSIQQILQKYKDLQDIIAILGMDELSEEDKKVVERARKIEKFLSQPFFVAEVFTGSPGKYVTLEETLEGFKGILEGKYDHIPENAFYMVGNIQEAVEKAEKMKSA; via the coding sequence ATGAAAGGAAAAATTACACAAGTTATAGGTCCAGTTATTGATGTGGATTTTGATGGTTATTTACCAGCAATTAATGAAGCATTAGATGTTAAGTATAGCGTAGAGGGTGAAGAAAAAAATCTCGTTTTAGAAGTTGCAGCCCATTTGGGTGATAATCGTGTGAGAACGATTGCAATGGATATGACAGAAGGCCTCACGCGTGGGCAAGAAGTTGTAGCTAGAGGCAAGATGATTGAAGTACCTGTTGGAGAGCAAGTGCTTGGTAGAATTTTCAATGTAGTTGGAGAAGTGGTTGATGGTGGAGAGCCTCTTAAAGATGTTCAAACTTGGCCAATTCATAGAGAAGCTCCAAATTTTGAGAGTCAATCCACAAAAACGGAAATGTTTGAGACAGGGATTAAGGTGATAGATCTTCTTGCTCCATATTCAAAAGGTGGTAAGGTTGGTTTATTTGGGGGAGCAGGTGTTGGAAAAACAGTTGTGATTATGGAATTAATCCATAATGTTGCCTATAAGCACAGTGGCTATTCTGTATTTGCTGGAGTAGGCGAGAGAACAAGAGAGGGAAATGATTTATATCATGAAATGAAAGAAGGAGGAGTTTTAGATAAAGTTGCTCTATGCTATGGTCAAATGAATGAGCCACCGGGGGCAAGAAATAGAATCGCTTTTACAGGTCTTACAATGGCGGAGTATTTTAGAGATGAAAAGGGACTTGATGTTTTGATGTTTATTGATAATATTTTTAGATATGCTCAATCTGGTGCTGAAATGTCTGCACTTTTAGGAAGAATACCATCAGCAGTAGGTTACCAACCTACTCTTGCGAGTGAGATGGGAAGACTGCAAGAGAGAATCACTTCGACAAAGAAAGGTTCTATCACTTCTGTTCAAGCTGTTTATGTTCCCGCAGATGATCTTACAGACCCAGCTCCTGCTTCTGTTTTCTCGCATCTTGATGCAAAGACTGTTTTAAATAGAAAGATTGCAGAAAAGGGAATTTATCCTGCAGTGGATCCTTTAGATTCTAATTCAAGAATCTTGGATCCTCAAATTGTTGGTGAAGAGCATTATAAAGTTGCAACAAGTATTCAACAAATTTTGCAAAAATACAAAGATTTGCAAGATATCATTGCAATTTTGGGTATGGATGAATTATCAGAAGAAGATAAGAAAGTTGTTGAGAGAGCAAGAAAAATTGAGAAATTTCTTTCACAACCATTTTTTGTTGCAGAAGTATTTACAGGGAGTCCTGGAAAATATGTTACTCTTGAAGAAACTCTTGAGGGCTTTAAGGGTATTTTAGAAGGAAAATATGATCATATCCCTGAAAATGCATTTTATATGGTTGGAAATATTCAAGAGGCTGTTGAGAAAGCAGAAAAAATGAAAAGCGCCTAA
- the atpC gene encoding ATP synthase F1 subunit epsilon, whose product MDTLMVSIITPYGKIFDGMVTSMTLPGFDGEFGVVEGHSDLLSLLKTGTIEIVRGDQRDLVAINWGYAKIQSNQVDVLVDNAVLISENKGDINLAIQNAKKLLEESSNDKIAISSVVSRIDKYSSVKGM is encoded by the coding sequence ATGGATACTTTGATGGTGAGTATTATTACTCCTTATGGGAAAATTTTTGATGGTATGGTGACTTCTATGACACTTCCAGGTTTTGATGGAGAGTTTGGTGTTGTAGAGGGTCATAGTGATTTACTCTCTTTGTTAAAGACAGGAACAATAGAAATTGTTAGGGGGGATCAAAGAGATTTAGTGGCAATTAACTGGGGTTATGCAAAGATTCAATCAAATCAAGTTGATGTCTTGGTGGATAATGCTGTTTTAATAAGTGAAAATAAAGGCGATATTAACTTAGCAATTCAAAATGCAAAAAAACTCCTAGAAGAGTCAAGCAATGATAAAATTGCAATCTCAAGCGTTGTTTCTAGGATTGATAAATATAGCTCAGTTAAAGGAATGTGA
- a CDS encoding MotA/TolQ/ExbB proton channel family protein, translated as MLSLEGFIHNSSLISLLVLLWLSIYFIVTFWIFFYKFFLLKTAFNKEKDSLDAILTGKAMTPSDSLFQKITKKPSKELLLVWRSQVQKRISTGLVVLSIISSTAPFIGLFGTVVEILDAFGRLGSGGQVAFDVIAPVISQALIATAAGILVAIPAYSFFLMLKRKAYDISVFVQMQIDILSTEKRTAIDKGVNIGQ; from the coding sequence ATGTTAAGTTTAGAGGGTTTTATTCATAATAGCAGCCTTATTTCGCTTTTGGTTTTATTGTGGCTTTCAATTTACTTTATAGTAACTTTTTGGATATTTTTCTATAAGTTTTTTTTACTTAAAACAGCATTTAATAAAGAAAAAGATTCTTTGGATGCAATTTTGACAGGTAAAGCAATGACACCAAGCGATTCTCTTTTTCAAAAAATTACTAAAAAACCATCAAAAGAACTTTTGTTGGTTTGGAGATCTCAGGTTCAAAAGAGAATTTCAACAGGGTTGGTGGTATTGAGTATTATTTCTTCTACTGCACCTTTTATTGGTTTATTTGGAACTGTTGTTGAAATTTTAGATGCATTTGGGAGACTTGGAAGTGGTGGTCAGGTTGCATTTGATGTGATTGCCCCTGTGATTTCTCAGGCACTTATTGCTACTGCAGCCGGGATTTTGGTTGCAATTCCTGCATATTCTTTCTTTTTGATGCTAAAAAGAAAGGCTTATGATATTAGTGTGTTTGTTCAAATGCAAATTGATATTCTCTCGACAGAAAAAAGGACAGCAATAGATAAGGGAGTAAATATTGGACAATAA
- a CDS encoding biopolymer transporter ExbD, with amino-acid sequence MDNNLIDWEEKPELNITPLVDIMLVLLAILMVTTPAVVYKEDISLPKGSKASKVSQDDKLEIRMDINKKIYIKDEVYDYNAFPDSFNLLANQYSKTINVYIRADKQLAYQDVIYLLKSIKEAGFSKVSLVTTN; translated from the coding sequence TTGGACAATAATTTAATAGATTGGGAAGAAAAACCAGAATTAAATATCACTCCTTTGGTTGATATAATGCTGGTTTTATTGGCTATCTTAATGGTAACTACACCGGCAGTTGTTTATAAAGAGGACATCAGTTTACCTAAGGGTTCAAAAGCTTCAAAGGTATCTCAGGATGATAAACTAGAGATTCGTATGGATATTAATAAGAAGATTTATATCAAGGATGAAGTATATGACTACAATGCCTTTCCTGATAGTTTTAATCTTTTGGCAAATCAGTATTCAAAGACAATCAATGTATATATCCGTGCAGATAAGCAACTGGCTTACCAAGATGTTATTTATCTTCTCAAAAGCATCAAAGAGGCAGGTTTTTCTAAGGTTTCTTTGGTAACAACAAATTAA
- a CDS encoding TonB C-terminal domain-containing protein, whose translation MKKKSFFYLTGSFSFLLYLAVVFAIFGIINLKKADKFIIKADTQFEQTLPIEALVIDEPVVKIPKAEVQPEVENENNEEELQLPGLKDLFSGIPDWSKDIEKQKEEQEKRKQEAQRRAYEEKKRYQEMLRQQQESIKNLQTSIQSTNRALENINASIDIKTEIPPNQDKGIHDEWVEKIYKILYENWDFSFYQKTIISVLITITDNGDFSYKILRYSQYDEYNQKIKAVLEKLKGVKMPPYPHKKFINVEVNFRSKAQDE comes from the coding sequence ATGAAAAAAAAGAGTTTTTTTTATTTAACAGGAAGCTTTTCTTTTTTACTATATTTAGCAGTGGTATTTGCAATTTTTGGAATTATTAACCTAAAAAAAGCAGATAAATTTATTATTAAAGCAGATACACAGTTTGAGCAGACCTTACCAATAGAGGCTCTTGTGATTGATGAACCTGTAGTAAAAATTCCTAAAGCTGAAGTGCAACCTGAAGTGGAAAATGAAAATAATGAAGAAGAGTTGCAACTTCCTGGATTAAAAGATCTTTTTTCTGGTATTCCTGATTGGAGTAAGGATATTGAAAAGCAAAAGGAAGAACAAGAAAAGAGAAAGCAAGAAGCACAAAGAAGGGCTTATGAAGAAAAAAAGAGATACCAAGAAATGCTTAGACAGCAACAAGAAAGCATTAAGAATTTACAAACAAGCATACAAAGTACAAATCGAGCTTTAGAAAATATTAATGCTAGTATAGATATTAAGACAGAAATACCTCCAAATCAAGATAAGGGAATCCATGATGAATGGGTAGAAAAAATCTACAAGATTTTATATGAAAACTGGGATTTTTCTTTCTATCAAAAGACAATAATTAGTGTGTTGATTACTATTACAGATAATGGAGATTTTTCCTATAAAATTTTAAGATATTCACAATATGATGAGTATAATCAAAAAATAAAAGCTGTATTAGAAAAGCTAAAGGGTGTAAAAATGCCACCATATCCTCATAAAAAATTTATAAATGTAGAGGTAAATTTTAGATCAAAGGCTCAAGATGAATAA
- the tolB gene encoding Tol-Pal system protein TolB — MNKIFSVLLLVICVAFGADATIDLVKTIQKIPTIQVTYFDNKNAEQALKVYKILLGDLNISGHFSVQEGKKGKIKPNYMEFLGNKIDLLVNIEAQRNDEGFKIIVKLFDINAQNLILDKAYMIDDEKLYPFVAHKIAIDINDYIKAPSIDWMRRYVVLSTYVGPGRTNIMISDYTLTYKKVIINDGLNIFPKWANKEQTEIYYTKFVNNMPTIIKYNVYTGVSTEIEKSSGMAVVSDVSQDSNKLLLTLAPMGDPDIFLFDTQTKQKTQLTKYRGIDVSGSFVENDGAIIFVSDRLGYPNVFYKSLEDGAPVEQVVYHGRNNSSVSSHKDYVVYSSRETSNDFGPNTFNLYLISTKNDFIRRLTANGINQLPRFSSDGGSIMFVKNQTNQSALGIIRLDYNKTFLFPLENIYIQSFDW; from the coding sequence ATGAATAAAATATTTTCAGTATTATTATTGGTTATTTGTGTTGCTTTTGGTGCAGACGCCACGATTGATTTAGTAAAGACTATTCAAAAAATTCCAACAATTCAGGTTACTTACTTTGATAATAAAAATGCTGAGCAAGCTTTAAAAGTCTATAAAATATTATTAGGTGATTTAAATATAAGTGGTCATTTTTCTGTACAAGAGGGAAAAAAAGGGAAAATAAAACCAAACTATATGGAATTTTTAGGAAATAAAATTGACCTATTAGTTAATATTGAAGCACAGCGCAATGATGAAGGTTTTAAGATTATTGTAAAACTTTTTGATATTAATGCGCAAAACTTAATACTGGATAAAGCATATATGATTGATGATGAGAAACTTTATCCTTTTGTAGCACATAAGATTGCAATTGACATTAATGATTATATAAAAGCACCTTCTATTGATTGGATGAGAAGATATGTGGTTTTATCTACCTATGTAGGACCCGGTAGGACAAATATTATGATTAGTGATTATACCTTAACCTACAAAAAGGTGATTATTAATGATGGATTGAATATATTCCCAAAATGGGCAAATAAAGAGCAGACAGAGATTTATTACACAAAGTTTGTCAATAATATGCCTACGATTATAAAATATAATGTTTATACAGGTGTGAGCACTGAGATAGAAAAAAGTAGTGGAATGGCGGTTGTATCAGATGTGAGCCAAGATTCAAATAAATTGCTTTTAACCTTAGCGCCTATGGGAGATCCAGATATTTTCCTATTTGACACTCAAACTAAACAAAAAACACAACTTACAAAGTATAGAGGGATAGATGTTTCAGGGAGCTTTGTTGAAAATGATGGCGCAATTATCTTTGTATCAGATCGACTAGGATACCCAAATGTCTTTTATAAGAGTTTAGAAGATGGTGCGCCAGTAGAGCAGGTTGTGTATCATGGAAGAAATAATAGTTCGGTTTCTTCTCACAAAGATTATGTAGTGTACTCTAGCCGAGAAACAAGTAATGATTTTGGTCCCAATACTTTTAACCTATATCTAATCTCTACTAAGAATGATTTTATTAGAAGATTAACAGCAAATGGAATTAATCAATTACCAAGATTCTCTTCTGATGGTGGTAGTATTATGTTTGTTAAGAATCAGACAAACCAAAGTGCTTTGGGGATTATTAGGCTAGATTATAATAAAACCTTTTTATTTCCTTTGGAAAATATTTACATACAATCCTTTGATTGGTAA
- a CDS encoding OmpA family protein, giving the protein MKKFFLPLCMVILFLGCANKAIISDDNALVDEETIRPNMVEAPEETPEPKKMLEDGSIIGSVLFDFDKFDIRADMQAVLESSVSLIEENPDMKVLIEGNTDEFGSDEYNFALGNRRALAVKTALITRGIDKADIDVVSLGKTKPVCVEKTVECYQKNRRGDIRLLKR; this is encoded by the coding sequence TTGAAAAAATTTTTTTTACCTCTTTGTATGGTTATCTTATTTCTTGGTTGTGCAAATAAAGCTATTATAAGTGATGATAATGCATTAGTTGATGAGGAGACCATCCGGCCGAATATGGTTGAAGCTCCAGAGGAGACTCCTGAGCCTAAAAAAATGTTAGAAGATGGCAGTATTATAGGAAGTGTACTTTTTGATTTTGACAAATTTGATATTAGGGCAGATATGCAAGCAGTTCTTGAGAGTAGTGTGAGTTTAATTGAAGAAAATCCTGATATGAAAGTTCTTATCGAGGGAAATACGGATGAATTTGGGAGTGATGAGTATAACTTTGCACTGGGAAATAGAAGAGCTTTAGCAGTGAAGACTGCTCTAATTACAAGAGGTATTGATAAGGCTGATATAGATGTTGTTTCACTTGGAAAGACAAAACCAGTTTGCGTGGAAAAGACTGTAGAATGCTATCAAAAAAATAGGAGAGGA